From Sander vitreus isolate 19-12246 unplaced genomic scaffold, sanVit1 ctg486_0, whole genome shotgun sequence, one genomic window encodes:
- the LOC144514185 gene encoding taste receptor type 1 member 1-like: MKHFLVSLCLLETFLHALAQCVPASEFQLEGDYLLGGLFNVHHDSNPVYHDRPEAIDCSSKPLVNSSYRRLQLMRFSVEEINNSTNLLPNVSLGYEIFDYCSDTQAFPGIFNLISDNLIQPGGEPHRNRSKMIAVVGASTSTHSLTVAPLFMMDLIPMVSYAAASSVFSRIQNFPSFLRTVHPNQVTIEVIVNILQHYNWRWVAFLYIDDDFGRDGLKLFIGRIKDTEICLAYTKGLDQYTDYSQIFKQIEAQRIGIIIVFAPEWAAEPLLVSAIRLNVTNKVWIAVNAWSLNKKLPKEKGIKNIGTVIGFSESEVTIPGFSEFIYSSRSLTHCENAELFFCNQACNCSSPKAEDVIAAEPTFNLYVYTAVYAIAHALHNALQCGSGRCNRNITVYPHMVLAELKKSNFTILNQSIRFDENGDPNYGSFSIVFWNQSGDAEVIGFNQLHPPFHFFINDSKIQWYTEGEVPTLQCSPECRRGYAKKLNGIHKCCFDCEMCPTGTYVNSTEDPYKCINCKETEWSAAGSTSCNLRVVEYIPFTDSGAILIMVGASALVGLTLAMSVLFAINYNTPVVRSAGGPMCFLILGCLSLCSLSIFFYFGKPTISFCILRFLPFLLFYTVCLACFVVRSFQIVCIFKMAAKFPKLHSWWIKYHGQWLVITVAFVTQALFLLIGYTYFPPNPYDDISWYPDKIILGCDINLKASSGSVGLLLCLCSLCFIFYYMGKDLPKNYNEAKAITFCLLLLILTWIMFATVYILYRGKYIQTLNALAVLSSLYSFLLWYFFPKCFIIIFQSYKNTQEYFQGLIQNYTKTISQ; the protein is encoded by the exons ATGAAACATTTTCTGGTTTCTCTGTGTCTCCTGGAAACATTTCTACATGCCTTGGCTCAATGTGTCCCAGCCTCAGAGTTTCAGCTGGAAGGAGATTATTTGTTAGGTGGACTTTTTAATGTTCATCATGATAGTAACCCTGTTTATCATGACAGACCAGAAGCCATCGACTGCTCCAG TAAACCCCTAGTCAATTCAAGTTATCGGAGGCTTCAGTTGATGAGATTCTCTGTAGAGGAAATCAATAACTCGACCAACCTCCTGCCAAATGTATCTCTCGGCTATGAGATATTTGACTACTGCTCAGATACACAAGCTTTCCCAGGCATTTTCAACCTCATATCAGACAACTTGATCCAACCTGGGGGTGAACCACACAGGAATCGGTCCAAAATGATAGCAGTGGTCGGAGCTTCTACAAGCACACATTCCCTGACTGTAGCCCCACTCTTCATGATGGATCTCATTCCTATG GTCAGTTATGCAGCTGCAAGTTCTGTCTTTTCAAGAATCCAGAATTTCCCCTCCTTCCTACGAACAGTGCATCCCAATCAAGTCACCATAGAAGTGATTGTTAACATTCTTCAGCACTACAACTGGCGCTGGGTTGCTTTCCTTTACATTGATGATGATTTTGGCAGAGATGGACTGAAATTGTTCATAGGGAGAATTAAGGACACTGAGATCTGCCTGGCGTACACCAAAGGTCTCGATCAATATACAGATTACTCCCAAATATTCAAACAGATAGAGGCACAGAGGATAGGTATCATTATTGTCTTTGCTCCTGAATGGGCTGCTGAACCTCTCCTTGTGTCAGCAATACGACTAAATGTCACCAACAAAGTGTGGATAGCAGTGAATGCATGGTCGTTAAACAAGAAGCTCCCCAAGGAGAAAGGAATCAAAAATATTGGAACTGTAATTGGGTTTTCTGAGTCAGAAGTGACAATACCTGGTTTCAGTGAGTTTATTTATTCTTCCAGAAGCCTGACTCATTGTGAAAAtgcagaactttttttttgtaatcagGCGTGCAACTGCAGCAGCCCCAAAGCAGAAGATGTCATCGCTGCTGAGCCAACTTTTAATTTGTATGTTTATACTGCTGTATATGCCATCGCTCATGCCTTACACAATGCCTTGCAATGTGGATCTGGCAGATGTAATCGCAATATTACAGTGTACCCACACATG GTTCTAGCAGAGCTGAAGAAGTCAAACTTCACAATTTTAAACCAGAGTATTCGGTTTGATGAGAATGGTGATCCCAACTACGGATCCTTTTCTATAGTTTTCTGGAACCAAAGTGGTGATGCAGAGGTGATCGGCTTTAATCAATTACACCCACCGTTCCATTTCTTCATCAACGACAGCAAAATCCAGTGGTACACAGAGGGAGaa GTGCCTACTTTACAGTGTTCCCCAGAATGTCGTAGAGGATATGCAAAAAAGCTAAATGGAATCCACAAATGCTGCTTCGATTGTGAAATGTGTCCAACTGGAACTTATGTCAACAGCACAG AGGATCCCTACAAGTGCATCAACTGTAAGGAGACAGaatggtcagcagcaggaagtacGTCATGCAATCTGCGGGTGGTGGAGTACATCCCATTCACAGACAGTGGGGCTATACTGATCATGGTCGGGGCCTCGGCCTTGGTGGGCCTCACATTAGCCATGTCTGTTCTCTTTGCTATCAACTACAACACACCTGTTGTCAGATCTGCTGGGGGACCAATGTGCTTCCTGATTTTAGGCTGCCTCAGCCTGTGTAGTCTTAGTATATTCTTTTACTTTGGTAAGCCAACAATTTCCTTTTGTATCTTAAGATTCTTACCGTTTCTCTTGTTCTACACTGTTTGTCtagcatgttttgttgtgcgctcttttcaaattgtttgcattttcaaaatGGCTGCCAAGTTCCCCAAGCTCCACAGTTGGTGGATAAAATATCATGGACAATGGCTGGTCATCACTGTGGCATTTGTTACTCAGGCACTCTTTCTTCTTATTGGCTATACTTATTTCCCCCCCAATCCCTATGATGACATTTCTTGGTACCCAGACAAAATTATACTTGGTTGTGATATTAATCTCAAAGCATCCTCTGGTTCTGTGGGTTTACTCTTGTGTTTGTGCTCCCTTTGCTTTATTTTCTACTACATGGGAAAAGACCTCCCAAAAAATTACAATGAGGCCAAAGCAATAACCTTCTGCCTGCTCCTACTGATCCTCACCTGGATCATGTTTGCCACTGTATACATTCTGTACCGTGGCAAGTACATCCAAACTCTTAACGCTCTGGCAGTTCTCTCCAGTCTCTATTCCTTTCTGTTGTGGTATTTCTtcccaaaatgttttattataatttttcaATCATACAAAAACACGCAGGAGTACTTCCAAGGTCTCATTCAGAATTATACTAAAACAATCAGCCAGTAG
- the LOC144514184 gene encoding taste receptor type 1 member 1-like — MKHVLVSLCLLETFLHALAQCVPASDFQLEGDYLLGGLFNVHHDSNPVYHDRPEAIDCSSKPLVNSSYRRFQLMRFSVEEINNSTNLLPNVSLGYEIFDYCSDTQAFPGIFNLISDNLIQPGGEPHRNRSKMIAVVGASTSTHSLTVAPLFMMDLIPMVSYAAASSDFTRIQNFPSFLRTVHPNQDTIEVIFNILQHYNWRWVAFLYIDDDFGRDGLELFIKRIKDTEICLAYTKGLDQYTDYSQIFEQIEAQGIGIIIVFVHEWTAERLIKSAIQLNVTNKVWIAVNGWSLNKKLPKEKGIKNIGTVIGFSESEVTIPGFSDFIYSSRSLSHCENAEQFVFCNQACNCSSLSVEDVIAANPSFNFNVYTAVYAIAHALHNALQCGSGRCNRNITVYPHMVLAELKKSNFTILNQSIRFDENGDPNYGSFSIVFWNQSGDAEVIGFNQLHPPFHFFINDSKIQWYTEGEVPTLQCSPECRRGYAKKYNGIHKCCFDCEICPTGTFVNSTEDPYKCINCKETEWSAAGSTSCNLRVVEYIPFTDSGAILIMVGASALVGLTLAMSVLFAINYNTPVVRSSGGPMCFLILGCLSLCSLSVFFYFGKPTISFCILRFLPFLLFYTVCLACFVVRSFQIVCIFKMAAKFPKLHSWWMKYHGQWLVITVAFVAQALFLLIGYTYFPPKPYDDISWYPDKIILGCDMNVKSSSGSVGLLLCLCSLCFIFSYMGKDLPKNYNEAKAITFCLLLLILTWIMFATVYILYRGKYIQAINALAVLSSLYSLLLWYFLPKCYIIIFQSYKNTQEYFKGLIQNYTKTISQ, encoded by the exons ATGAAACATGTTCtggtctctctgtgtctcctggAAACATTTCTACATGCCTTGGCTCAATGTGTCCCAGCCTCAGATTTTCAGCTGGAAGGAGATTATTTGTTAGGTGGACTTTTTAATGTTCATCATGATAGTAACCCTGTTTATCATGACAGACCAGAAGCCATCGACTGCTCCAG TAAACCCCTAGTCAATTCAAGTTATCGGAGGTTTCAGTTGATGAGATTCTCTGTAGAGGAAATCAATAACTCGACCAACCTCCTGCCAAATGTATCTCTCGGCTATGAGATATTTGACTACTGCTCAGATACACAAGCTTTCCCAGGCATTTTCAACCTCATATCAGACAACTTGATCCAACCTGGGGGTGAACCACACAGGAATCGGTCCAAAATGATAGCAGTGGTCGGAGCTTCTACAAGCACACATTCCCTGACTGTAGCCCCACTCTTCATGATGGATCTCATTCCTATG GTCAGTTATGCAGCTGCAAGTTCTGACTTTACAAGAATCCAGAATTTCCCCTCTTTCCTACGAACAGTGCATCCCAATCAAGACACCATAGAAGTGATTTTTAACATTCTTCAGCACTACAACTGGCGCTGGGTTGCTTTCCTTTACATTGATGATGATTTTGGCAGAGATGGACTGGAATTGTTCATAAAGAGGATTAAGGACACTGAGATCTGCCTGGCGTACACCAAAGGTCTCGATCAATATACAGATTATTCCCAAATATTCGAACAGATAGAGGCACAGGGGATTGGTatcattattgtttttgttcatgAATGGACTGCTGAACGTCTCATTAAGTCAGCAATACAACTAAATGTCACCAACAAAGTGTGGATAGCAGTGAATGGATGGTCGTTAAACAAGAAGCTCCCCAAGGAAAAAGGAATCAAAAATATTGGCACTGTAATTGGGTTTTCTGAGTCAGAAGTGACAATACCTGGTTTCagtgattttatttattcttccagAAGCCTGAGTCATTGTGAAAATGCAGaacaatttgttttttgtaatcAGGCGTGCAACTGCAGCAGCCTGAGTGTAGAAGATGTCATTGCTGCTAACCCatcttttaattttaatgtTTATACTGCTGTATATGCCATCGCTCATGCCTTACACAATGCCTTGCAATGTGGATCTGGCAGATGTAATCGCAATATTACAGTGTACCCACACATG GTTCTAGCAGAGCTGAAGAAGTCAAACTTCACAATTTTAAACCAGAGTATTCGGTTTGATGAGAATGGTGATCCCAACTACGGATCCTTTTCTATAGTTTTCTGGAACCAAAGTGGTGATGCAGAGGTGATCGGCTTTAATCAATTACACCCACCGTTCCATTTCTTCATCAACGACAGCAAAATCCAGTGGTACACAGAGGGAGAA GTGCCTACTTTACAGTGTTCCCCAGAATGTCGTAGAGGATATGCAAAAAAGTATAATGGAATCCACAAATGCTGCTTCGATTGTGAGATCTGTCCAACTGGAACTTTTGTCAACAGTACAG AGGATCCCTACAAGTGCATCAACTGTAAGGAGACAGaatggtcagcagcaggaagtacGTCATGCAATCTGCGGGTGGTGGAGTACATCCCATTCACAGACAGTGGGGCTATACTGATCATGGTCGGGGCCTCGGCCTTGGTGGGCCTCACATTAGCCATGTCTGTTCTCTTTGCTATCAACTACAACACACCTGTTGTCAGATCTTCTGGGGGACCAATGTGCTTCCTGATTTTAGGCTGCCTCAGCCTGTGTAGTCTTAGTGTATTCTTTTACTTTGGTAAGCCAACAATTTCCTTTTGTATCTTAAGATTCTTACCGTTTCTCTTGTTCTACACTGTTTGTCtagcatgttttgttgtgcgctcttttcaaattgtttgtattttcaaaatgGCCGCCAAGTTCCCCAAGCTCCACAGTTGGTGGATGAAATATCATGGACAATGGCTGGTCATCACTGTGGCATTTGTTGCTCAGGCACTGTTTCTTCTTATTGGCTATACTTATTTCCCCCCCAAGCCCTATGATGACATTTCTTGGTACCCAGACAAAATCATACTTGGTTGTGATATGAATGTCAAATCATCCTCTGGTTCTGTGGGTTTACTCTTGTGTTTGTGCTCCCTTTGCTTTATTTTCTCCTACATGGGAAAGGACCTCCCAAAAAATTACAATGAGGCCAAAGCAATAACCTTCTGCCTGCTCCTGCTGATCCTCACCTGGATCATGTTTGCCACTGTATACATTCTGTACCGTGGCAAGTACATCCAAGCTATTAACGCTCTGGCAGTTCTCTCCAGTCTCTATTCCCTTCTGTTGTGGTATTTCCTCCCAAAATGTTACATCATAATTTTTCAAtcgtacaaaaacacacaggagtACTTCAAAGGCCTCATTCAGAATTATACCAAAACAATCAGCCAGTAG